The window ATCGTGGGCACGCTGGTGGGAGCGCTGATCGTCGGCGTGTTCCGCAACGGGCTGGCGCTCTATGGGGTGGACGTGTTGTGGCAGGAGTTCGCGGTGGGCTGCCTGATCATCCTGGCGGTGGCGATCGACCAGTGGATCCGGAGGGTTTCGGCATGAGCACGACAGTGCAGCCCATCCTGCAGGCGCGCGGCCTGGTGAAGCGCTATGGCCGGGTGACGGCGATGGACCATGCGGATTTCGACCTGCTGCCGGGGGAGATCCTGGCGGTGATCGGCGACAACGGGGCGGGCAAGTCGACGCTGATCAAGGCGATCGCGGGGGCGGTGATCCCGGACCAGGGGGAGATCCGGCTGAACGGGGAGGTGGTGCAGTTCCGCTCGCCGCTGGAGGCGCGGGCGGCGGGGATCGAGACGGTGTTCCAGAACCTGGCGCTGTCGCCGGCGCTGTCGATCGCCGACAACATGTTCCTGGGGCGGGAGCGGCGGGCGCCGGGGCTGCTGGGCAAGCTGTTCCGGCAGCTGGACCGGACGGGCATGCAGGCGGATGCGC is drawn from Labrys wisconsinensis and contains these coding sequences:
- a CDS encoding ATP-binding cassette domain-containing protein; translated protein: MSTTVQPILQARGLVKRYGRVTAMDHADFDLLPGEILAVIGDNGAGKSTLIKAIAGAVIPDQGEIRLNGEVVQFRSPLEARAAGIETVFQNLALSPALSIADNMFLGRERRAPGLLGKLFRQLDRTGMQADARKALSQLGLMTIQNINQPVETLSGGQRQGVAVARAAAFGRSLIIMDEPTAAL